One Mauremys mutica isolate MM-2020 ecotype Southern chromosome 9, ASM2049712v1, whole genome shotgun sequence DNA segment encodes these proteins:
- the TMEM44 gene encoding transmembrane protein 44 isoform X4, which translates to MAAHGLLVRARCRRKDWQEVSVLCIIYSFVGSMCNTIGALLAQQLAIQVFTGAYMAAVDIIHFLLTLFPVCASDPRPAPAPPGRRKRRRRQVRSSLLALALPLCTGPGWYVLAMATSSSPEEFHGAQRRLLGTALQENTEVLGFALGMLAALVAFTARIPALSGACRGRLSPVTQHWASISSALASVLYAAAIVTHDQRPAYFVRAMPWLLLSLGSAALDVAIACLSCLMKSQMSQRLGLVAEATETPAAWALLAQAEEEEEPKGTEEEKAPNWLPLSMFPAPKSLHEGAAVGRCLDLTIEQVQQASPPGVSGPPAVPLDCTLVNPAPCYVQAGHGAVRLPGDGQMSAADPALPEPPACPPVQVIHAKLSPSSSSYVSSISSELEMKFEFRCFPPL; encoded by the exons ATGGCGGCCCACGGGCT GCTGGTCCGTGCCCGCTGCAGGAGGAAGGACTGGCAGGAGGTGTCGGTGCTCTGCATCATTTACAGCTTTGTGGGCAGCATGTGCAACACGATCGGGGCACTCCTCGCCCAGCAGCTCGCCATCCAG GTCTTCACAGGGGCGTACATGGCTGCTGTGGACATCATTCACTTCCTGCTGACTCTCTTTCCTGTCTGTGCGTCCGACCCCAGACCCGCACCAG CTCCGCccggcaggaggaagaggaggaggagacaggtgAGGAGCAGCCTCCTTGCACTCGCTCTGCCCCTGTGCACGGGCCCTGGCTGGTACGTCCTGGCGATGGCCACCTCATCCTCCCCCGAGGAGTTCCACGGCGCCCAGAGGAGACTGCTGGGGACGGCGCTTCAG GAGAATACGGAAGTGCTGGGCTTTGCTCTGGGGATGCTCGCTGCGCTCGTCGCCTTCACGGCCAGGATCCCTGCGCTGTCTGGAGCG TGCAGAGGGAGGCTGTCTCCAGTGACCCAGCACTGGGCCAGCATCTCCTCGGCCCTGGCCAGCGTCCTGTATGCAGCAGCCATTGTGACTCACGACCAGCGGCCCGCGTACTTTGTGAGAGCCATGCCCTGgctcctgctctccctgggctctgCTGCGCTCGACGTGGCT ATCGCCTGTCTGTCCTGCTTGATGAAAAGCCAGATGAGCCAGCGGCTGGGCCTTGTGGCTGAGGCAACAGAGACCCCGGCTGCGTGGGCGCTGCTGGcacaggcagaggaggaggaggagccgaaGGGAACGGAAGAGGAAAAG GCCCCCAACTGGCTGCCGCTGAGCATGTTCCCAGCGCCCAAGTCGCTCCACGAGGGGGCTGCCGTCGGCCGCTGCCTGGATCTCACCATCGAGCAGGTGCAGCAG GCCTCTCCTCCAGGGGTTTCTGGTCCTCCTGCTGTGCCCCTTGATTGTACATTGGTAAATCCTGCTCCCTGCTACGTCCAGGCTGGCCATGGTGCAGTGAGGCTGCCGGGAGATGGACAGATGAGTGCTGCCGACCCCGCTCTgccggagccccctgcctgccctccaGTCCAGGTCATCCACGCCAAgctctccccctccagctcctcgtACGTCTCCTCCATTAGCTCCGAGCTCGAG ATGAAGTTTGAATTCAGATGTTTTCCCCCCCTGTAA
- the TMEM44 gene encoding transmembrane protein 44 isoform X2 yields MAAHGLLVRARCRRKDWQEVSVLCIIYSFVGSMCNTIGALLAQQLAIQVFTGAYMAAVDIIHFLLTLFPVCASDPRPAPAPPGRRKRRRRQVRSSLLALALPLCTGPGWYVLAMATSSSPEEFHGAQRRLLGTALQENTEVLGFALGMLAALVAFTARIPALSGACRGRLSPVTQHWASISSALASVLYAAAIVTHDQRPAYFVRAMPWLLLSLGSAALDVAIACLSCLMKSQMSQRLGLVAEATETPAAWALLAQAEEEEEPKGTEEEKAPNWLPLSMFPAPKSLHEGAAVGRCLDLTIEQVQQAGHGAVRLPGDGQMSAADPALPEPPACPPVQVIHAKLSPSSSSYVSSISSELEWDFGDMNIQWNRNGTEAPNLQPGSSSVLNAGFGFDVNALKQTAAALRLCDNDAPWAEKS; encoded by the exons ATGGCGGCCCACGGGCT GCTGGTCCGTGCCCGCTGCAGGAGGAAGGACTGGCAGGAGGTGTCGGTGCTCTGCATCATTTACAGCTTTGTGGGCAGCATGTGCAACACGATCGGGGCACTCCTCGCCCAGCAGCTCGCCATCCAG GTCTTCACAGGGGCGTACATGGCTGCTGTGGACATCATTCACTTCCTGCTGACTCTCTTTCCTGTCTGTGCGTCCGACCCCAGACCCGCACCAG CTCCGCccggcaggaggaagaggaggaggagacaggtgAGGAGCAGCCTCCTTGCACTCGCTCTGCCCCTGTGCACGGGCCCTGGCTGGTACGTCCTGGCGATGGCCACCTCATCCTCCCCCGAGGAGTTCCACGGCGCCCAGAGGAGACTGCTGGGGACGGCGCTTCAG GAGAATACGGAAGTGCTGGGCTTTGCTCTGGGGATGCTCGCTGCGCTCGTCGCCTTCACGGCCAGGATCCCTGCGCTGTCTGGAGCG TGCAGAGGGAGGCTGTCTCCAGTGACCCAGCACTGGGCCAGCATCTCCTCGGCCCTGGCCAGCGTCCTGTATGCAGCAGCCATTGTGACTCACGACCAGCGGCCCGCGTACTTTGTGAGAGCCATGCCCTGgctcctgctctccctgggctctgCTGCGCTCGACGTGGCT ATCGCCTGTCTGTCCTGCTTGATGAAAAGCCAGATGAGCCAGCGGCTGGGCCTTGTGGCTGAGGCAACAGAGACCCCGGCTGCGTGGGCGCTGCTGGcacaggcagaggaggaggaggagccgaaGGGAACGGAAGAGGAAAAG GCCCCCAACTGGCTGCCGCTGAGCATGTTCCCAGCGCCCAAGTCGCTCCACGAGGGGGCTGCCGTCGGCCGCTGCCTGGATCTCACCATCGAGCAGGTGCAGCAG GCTGGCCATGGTGCAGTGAGGCTGCCGGGAGATGGACAGATGAGTGCTGCCGACCCCGCTCTgccggagccccctgcctgccctccaGTCCAGGTCATCCACGCCAAgctctccccctccagctcctcgtACGTCTCCTCCATTAGCTCCGAGCTCGAG TGGGACTTCGGAGACATGAATATTCAGTGGAACAGAAACGGCACCGAGGCACCGAACCTCCAGCCCGGCAGCAGCTCAGTGCTGAACGCAGGGTTCGGGTTCGACGTGAACGCCCTCAAACAAACCGCAGCTGCGCTGAGACTGTGTGATAATGACGCCCCCTGGGCAGAGAAATCATAG
- the TMEM44 gene encoding transmembrane protein 44 isoform X1, translated as MAAHGLLVRARCRRKDWQEVSVLCIIYSFVGSMCNTIGALLAQQLAIQVFTGAYMAAVDIIHFLLTLFPVCASDPRPAPAPPGRRKRRRRQVRSSLLALALPLCTGPGWYVLAMATSSSPEEFHGAQRRLLGTALQENTEVLGFALGMLAALVAFTARIPALSGACRGRLSPVTQHWASISSALASVLYAAAIVTHDQRPAYFVRAMPWLLLSLGSAALDVAIACLSCLMKSQMSQRLGLVAEATETPAAWALLAQAEEEEEPKGTEEEKAPNWLPLSMFPAPKSLHEGAAVGRCLDLTIEQVQQASPPGVSGPPAVPLDCTLVNPAPCYVQAGHGAVRLPGDGQMSAADPALPEPPACPPVQVIHAKLSPSSSSYVSSISSELEWDFGDMNIQWNRNGTEAPNLQPGSSSVLNAGFGFDVNALKQTAAALRLCDNDAPWAEKS; from the exons ATGGCGGCCCACGGGCT GCTGGTCCGTGCCCGCTGCAGGAGGAAGGACTGGCAGGAGGTGTCGGTGCTCTGCATCATTTACAGCTTTGTGGGCAGCATGTGCAACACGATCGGGGCACTCCTCGCCCAGCAGCTCGCCATCCAG GTCTTCACAGGGGCGTACATGGCTGCTGTGGACATCATTCACTTCCTGCTGACTCTCTTTCCTGTCTGTGCGTCCGACCCCAGACCCGCACCAG CTCCGCccggcaggaggaagaggaggaggagacaggtgAGGAGCAGCCTCCTTGCACTCGCTCTGCCCCTGTGCACGGGCCCTGGCTGGTACGTCCTGGCGATGGCCACCTCATCCTCCCCCGAGGAGTTCCACGGCGCCCAGAGGAGACTGCTGGGGACGGCGCTTCAG GAGAATACGGAAGTGCTGGGCTTTGCTCTGGGGATGCTCGCTGCGCTCGTCGCCTTCACGGCCAGGATCCCTGCGCTGTCTGGAGCG TGCAGAGGGAGGCTGTCTCCAGTGACCCAGCACTGGGCCAGCATCTCCTCGGCCCTGGCCAGCGTCCTGTATGCAGCAGCCATTGTGACTCACGACCAGCGGCCCGCGTACTTTGTGAGAGCCATGCCCTGgctcctgctctccctgggctctgCTGCGCTCGACGTGGCT ATCGCCTGTCTGTCCTGCTTGATGAAAAGCCAGATGAGCCAGCGGCTGGGCCTTGTGGCTGAGGCAACAGAGACCCCGGCTGCGTGGGCGCTGCTGGcacaggcagaggaggaggaggagccgaaGGGAACGGAAGAGGAAAAG GCCCCCAACTGGCTGCCGCTGAGCATGTTCCCAGCGCCCAAGTCGCTCCACGAGGGGGCTGCCGTCGGCCGCTGCCTGGATCTCACCATCGAGCAGGTGCAGCAG GCCTCTCCTCCAGGGGTTTCTGGTCCTCCTGCTGTGCCCCTTGATTGTACATTGGTAAATCCTGCTCCCTGCTACGTCCAGGCTGGCCATGGTGCAGTGAGGCTGCCGGGAGATGGACAGATGAGTGCTGCCGACCCCGCTCTgccggagccccctgcctgccctccaGTCCAGGTCATCCACGCCAAgctctccccctccagctcctcgtACGTCTCCTCCATTAGCTCCGAGCTCGAG TGGGACTTCGGAGACATGAATATTCAGTGGAACAGAAACGGCACCGAGGCACCGAACCTCCAGCCCGGCAGCAGCTCAGTGCTGAACGCAGGGTTCGGGTTCGACGTGAACGCCCTCAAACAAACCGCAGCTGCGCTGAGACTGTGTGATAATGACGCCCCCTGGGCAGAGAAATCATAG
- the TMEM44 gene encoding transmembrane protein 44 isoform X3, which produces MCNTIGALLAQQLAIQVFTGAYMAAVDIIHFLLTLFPVCASDPRPAPAPPGRRKRRRRQVRSSLLALALPLCTGPGWYVLAMATSSSPEEFHGAQRRLLGTALQENTEVLGFALGMLAALVAFTARIPALSGACRGRLSPVTQHWASISSALASVLYAAAIVTHDQRPAYFVRAMPWLLLSLGSAALDVAIACLSCLMKSQMSQRLGLVAEATETPAAWALLAQAEEEEEPKGTEEEKAPNWLPLSMFPAPKSLHEGAAVGRCLDLTIEQVQQASPPGVSGPPAVPLDCTLVNPAPCYVQAGHGAVRLPGDGQMSAADPALPEPPACPPVQVIHAKLSPSSSSYVSSISSELEWDFGDMNIQWNRNGTEAPNLQPGSSSVLNAGFGFDVNALKQTAAALRLCDNDAPWAEKS; this is translated from the exons ATGTGCAACACGATCGGGGCACTCCTCGCCCAGCAGCTCGCCATCCAG GTCTTCACAGGGGCGTACATGGCTGCTGTGGACATCATTCACTTCCTGCTGACTCTCTTTCCTGTCTGTGCGTCCGACCCCAGACCCGCACCAG CTCCGCccggcaggaggaagaggaggaggagacaggtgAGGAGCAGCCTCCTTGCACTCGCTCTGCCCCTGTGCACGGGCCCTGGCTGGTACGTCCTGGCGATGGCCACCTCATCCTCCCCCGAGGAGTTCCACGGCGCCCAGAGGAGACTGCTGGGGACGGCGCTTCAG GAGAATACGGAAGTGCTGGGCTTTGCTCTGGGGATGCTCGCTGCGCTCGTCGCCTTCACGGCCAGGATCCCTGCGCTGTCTGGAGCG TGCAGAGGGAGGCTGTCTCCAGTGACCCAGCACTGGGCCAGCATCTCCTCGGCCCTGGCCAGCGTCCTGTATGCAGCAGCCATTGTGACTCACGACCAGCGGCCCGCGTACTTTGTGAGAGCCATGCCCTGgctcctgctctccctgggctctgCTGCGCTCGACGTGGCT ATCGCCTGTCTGTCCTGCTTGATGAAAAGCCAGATGAGCCAGCGGCTGGGCCTTGTGGCTGAGGCAACAGAGACCCCGGCTGCGTGGGCGCTGCTGGcacaggcagaggaggaggaggagccgaaGGGAACGGAAGAGGAAAAG GCCCCCAACTGGCTGCCGCTGAGCATGTTCCCAGCGCCCAAGTCGCTCCACGAGGGGGCTGCCGTCGGCCGCTGCCTGGATCTCACCATCGAGCAGGTGCAGCAG GCCTCTCCTCCAGGGGTTTCTGGTCCTCCTGCTGTGCCCCTTGATTGTACATTGGTAAATCCTGCTCCCTGCTACGTCCAGGCTGGCCATGGTGCAGTGAGGCTGCCGGGAGATGGACAGATGAGTGCTGCCGACCCCGCTCTgccggagccccctgcctgccctccaGTCCAGGTCATCCACGCCAAgctctccccctccagctcctcgtACGTCTCCTCCATTAGCTCCGAGCTCGAG TGGGACTTCGGAGACATGAATATTCAGTGGAACAGAAACGGCACCGAGGCACCGAACCTCCAGCCCGGCAGCAGCTCAGTGCTGAACGCAGGGTTCGGGTTCGACGTGAACGCCCTCAAACAAACCGCAGCTGCGCTGAGACTGTGTGATAATGACGCCCCCTGGGCAGAGAAATCATAG